The DNA window AAACGCCGTGGTAGACCTCGATCGCCTCGACTTCCTGCGGAGAGACGCGGTCGAGATTCCAATCAACCATCCGTATTCCGTCCAGGTACACCGGCAGCGGACACGGACCCAGAGTTAGACTGGTGCTCCGCCTGCTGACGACTCGGGTCTCACCGGCCAGCCCATACTGTAGCCTGATGCCGGGAACGCGCCGAAAGAGGTCGGATACCACCGTGGGATCGATCCTCTCGATCTCTTGCGGGGTGAAATGGTTACCCAGGCCGTCCTTGGCCCTCCGGAAGAACCCGTTCTGCTCGAGGTAGCTGGAGCGGACGGTCACCTGGATCGCCTCGAGCTCGATCGGTTGAGTGGACATCGTCACGGAGAGCTCGACCGTTCTGCCGGGTTGCACGATCAGTGTCGCCGTGCGGGGGGCGTAGCCCAGGCGCACGAATCGGATCTCCGCCAGGCCAGGCTCCAAGTCCCTCAGAGTGAAACGGCCCTGCTGGTTGCTGTGCGAACCCCCGCGCGGCTGGGCCAGCACCGTGATGTTCACGTCCGAGAGTGCTCGGTCTCCATCTTCGGTCACCTGCCCTTCGATTCGCCCCAACGCGAATCGATCGCCCACTTCGTCAGGGTCGAGGAGAACAATGAAGTCCGGGTTCCCGGGAACCTCCAACACGCCGTTCAAGAGCTCATAGCCAACGCGCGAGATCCTCAGTAGGTGCCGGCCGGCCGGGAGGCCGACGAGCTCGAACCGACCTGTCGCGTCGGAAATCGCCCGAATTCCGAGCGCCAGCACTTCCACGATCGCCTCGCTGAGCACCTCCCCGGAATCCGTATCACCGACCCGGCCGGATTTGGAGAACCGCTCGGTCGGTGCGTCTCCCCCCCGCTGCCCCACTTTCCCGAGCCGGTCGCACCCCAGCTTTTCGCCCCCTTCGCAAGCGACGTGGAAGAGGCCTGCCGCGCGTGCGGCATCCTGAGCAACGCCGATCCCGGCTTCATACAGGAGGCCGAGACCCGTGCAGCCCATGAGCTCGCCGCCCTCGCAGGCTCGCTGGTAGAGATTCGCGGCACGCGAGGGATTCCGCGTGACGCCTTCTCCCTTCTCGTACATGAGCCCTAAGACGTAGCAGGCGATCACGTCTCCGTCGTCGCAGGCGGGCTGGTATAACTGCTCAATGTCCTGCGAGGCGACCGGAAACGGCAGCAGGCTCACGAGTACAGCTGCAAGCCGGGAACCGAGTTTCATGCCGCCTCCTTCAGCGCGATCCCGCGAATACCCACGGCCGCGAGGTTGCTACAGTAACCGCAGTGCCCGTAACGGAGTGTCCTGACGGGCCAGCCCGATCGTTCTTGGTATATCTACGTGCTCAGAGCGCGAAGCGCGACCCACGGGGCGAGGCCGGACGCCTGTGGAAACGGTGGGCCCCGCGGCACCGGGGCCCACCGTTTCCACGGCTAACTGATGATCCTGCGGATCGTGATCGCTTCCAGTCCCTCCTCGCGCAGCAGCTCGTTCAAGCGCGCGAGATCCTGATCGATGATGAGTTGAAGCCGGGTCATCTCCTCCTGTAGCAAACCGTCCAGTCGATCGAATACCTGACGCGACTGCTCGGTGGGAGGGAAGTCCCCACGGGACACGCCGTTCATGAGCGCGGCCAGCTTGTTGTTGATCTTGATGGGGAAGTTGAGAGGATCCTGCCGGCTCTCGTTCTTCACCTGGTAGATCTGCGACTCCACGTCACCGAGCTTGTCCTTGACCATGTCGCCCTGCTCGTGGATCTCGGTGTTGTTGGTGCGCCCCTGCCGATCGTCGACCTCGCCCTTGATGGCGCGGATGTCGATGACGGCCTCGTTGGCTGCGGTGACCTTGTCCCGGATCGCGAGCGCCAGCGTGAGCTGTGCCGACAGCTGCGCGATGGTCACCGCCTCGTTCCTCGGATCCAGCTTGACCTCGAAAGTCCTCGATTGCGTGTCACCGTTCGCGGATAAGCGCACCGTATACGTGTCGGGAAGAACCACCGGTCCCTGGTTGGAACCGGACCAGAAGATCATGCCCTCGAAGTCGACGTATCCGGGGTAGCGCAGATCCCACATGAACGTGTGGGCACCCGCCTTGCCGGAAGGTCTCGAACGCTCACCGCCCCCGAAACGGCGCCGGCCCCGCTGTGGCGCGGCGTCGCTGACCGTGGCATCGCCCTGGAACGACTCGATGAGCGTACCGTCCCCGTCGAGGAACTCGAGGGTCACGTCCGAGTCGTCTTTGAGGTAGTAACGAACCTGCACTCCATTGCCGACGCCTCTGTACGTGTCCACCGGACCGTAGAGGTGCATGTCGGCCTCGGCGACCTGCGCGCTCATCTCACGGAGCGGCGTGATGTCACGCATGACCCAGAACGACCGCCCGTGCGTGCCGAGCACGATGTCGTCGCCCTTCACGACCAGATCCGCGACCTGCACGGTGGGCAGATTCTGCGCGAGCGACTGCCAGGTCTGGCCGTCGTTCCACGAGACGTAGACCGTGGTCTCCGAGCCCGCGAAGAGCAGCCCAGGGGTCTGTGGGTCCTCCCGCACGGAACGCACGAAATCGTCCTCGCCGATCCCGTCGACGATCTTGGTCCACGAGCGACCGTAGTCCTCGGTCCTCCACACGTAGGGAGCACGGTCGTTGTCGACGAGGTAGCGGATCCCGGCCACGTACGCTTTGCCAGGCGTCGTCGGAGACGCCTCGATGGTGTTGATGCGTACGAAGTCCGGAGCGTCGGGAGGCGTGACGTCGGTCCAAGTCGGCTCGGCCGCAGACGCGTTACGCGTGACGTGCACGAGCCCGTCGTCCGACCCCGCCCAGATCACGTCCGGATCGTGGAACGAGGGCGCCAGTGCGAAGACCGTCGCGTAGACCTCGACGCCGGTCTGGTCCTTCGTGATCGGACCGCCCGACTCGATCATCGTCTCGGGATCGGCCCTGGTGAGGTCCGGGCTGATGCGCGTGAAGCTCTGCCCCTCGTTCTCGGTCTTCCACACATGCTGGCTCGTCACGTAAAGCACGTTCGAGTCGTGGTTGCTGAACACGATGGGGAACGTCCACTGCACCCGTTCGACCAGCGACGCCGAAGACTGCCCCATGGGGTTCTCCGGCCAGATGTTGATCGCGCGCGACTGTCCGTTCGCTTGATTCTTGCGCGTGAGCGTACCCGAGTGCGAGCCGGCGTACAGGATCTCGGGACGGTCCGGGTGCGATGCGATGTAGCCGCTCTCGCCACCCCCCGCGTCGTACAGGAAGCGCTCCCCACCGTCCCCGCCGTACAAGTGATCCCAACCACCACTCGGCACGCACGCCGTGGAGTTGTCCTGCTGGGCGCCGCAGATGTGATAGGGGAAGTGATTCGTGGTCGTCACGCGATAGAACTGCGCGGTCTTGAAGTCCTGATCCGTCCAGGTCTCACCCCCGTTGACCGAGACGTTGCCGCCGCCGTCGTTCGCGTTGATCATACGGTCGCGATCGTTGGGTGCGATCCACAGGTCGTGGTTGTCGCCGTGCGGCACCTCGATCCTGGTCATGGTCACTCCACCGTCGGTCGACCGGTACATGCCAGTATTAAGGGCATACATCACGTCCCGATCCAGCGGATCGGCGTACACGCGCGTGTAGTAGAACGCCCGTTGGCGAAGGCTCCGGTCGGCGTTGATGAGCTCCCAGGTGAGTCCGGCATCGTCGGAGCGGAACAACCCACCCTCGGCCGCCTCGATTTGCGCCCACACGCGATTCGGGTCGGCCGGCGAGACCGCCACGCCGATCTTGCCGATCACGCCTTGGGGCATGCCCGGCGCCCGCGTGAGTTCGGACCAGCTCTCACCACCGTCCACGGACTTGAACAGACCGCTTCCGGGACCGCCCGAGCTCATGCCCCACGACTTGCGCCACGCTTCCCAGAGGGCCGCATACATCACGTCGGGGTTGTTGGGGTCGAGGCTGATGTCCTGCGCCCCGGTGCGTTCGTCGCGCGCCAGCACGAGCCTCCAGCTATCGCCACCGTCGGTGGTCTTGTAGACGCCTCGCTCGGGATTCGGGGCGGAGTGCTGTCCCCACGCGGCGACCCACGCCGTGTTGCAGTCGGTCGGGTGAATGCGGATGCGTGAGAAGTTCTGGGAAGCCTCGAGGCCGACGTGGGTCCACGTCTCACCTGCGTCATCCGAGCGATACACACCGTCGCCCTGCTGGATGTTGCCACGGATCTCCGTCTCGCCGGTGCCGATATAGACGACGTCCGGGTTCGCCTCGCAGACCTGCACGGCGCCCACGGACGAGCTGCCGATCTGGTGGTCCGTGACGGGGCTCCACGACGTTCCCGCGTCCGAGGTCTTCCAAAGACCGCCACCGTCGGCCCCGAAGTAGTACTCGAGCGGCCGCGCCTCACTACCCGCCACCGCGGTGCTGCGACCACCCCGCGCCGGGCCGATGTTCTCCCACTGCAGGTTCTCGTAGAGGTCGACCGGGTAGGTCTGGGCGTCGGCATTCGAACCCATGACGGCGATCGCCGCGAGGGTCGTGAGCCAAGAGCCGGGCCGAAGCATATCCTTCATGGTGACACCTCCTATAGCGGGTCCGCACGGGGCGAAACGGTGTGAGCGATCGTCCGCAGAACCCTCGAGTGCATGGCATCCAAGGGCGGGAGGCCTCTCAAGATCGGCAGGAGTACCGGAATGCGCTACCGCATGCCGAAACGTATCGCTCGTCGTCCTCGAAACGATCGGGCTTCGATGCCGTAGTGGTCGGAGGGCTGAACCACGGCCCAGCTTCGAGGCCTTGGTTCTCAGGCAGTGTGATCTACGTGGAGGGGGAGCCGGACCGATGCGGAGGATCATGAAGTGGGGCGCACTAGGCTTGGTGACGTTGCCCATCCATCTGGTGCTCGTTTTGGCGTTTATCGGGGTGCCGAGACCGCCGGCGATTACCGCTGAAAGCGTCGGGCGTGTGGCGTGGGGCCCGGTCCTGGACAATGCCGGCCAGCTCTGGAAGTCCCGGCAGTCGAAGAGCCTCGTCGCCTGGATGCCGAACGGCTCGGGCCTGCTGGTGCAGGCCCGCCGCATGATCCTCGATTCCCGGCTCCACACGCTGTCGCGTCCGGCGGGGGACGCGGTCTTCCTCCCGCGGATCCCGCGCAACGTAGCCGGGATCCACGGCGATCCTGGTCGCGAGTACATGGTGCTCAGCTGGGATACCGACGGTGACGAGCAGTATCGCTTGTACCGCTGGGACCTGGGAGACGGCGATCCCGTTCTCCTCACCTCCGAATCCGAGCGCGCGCAATTCGGCGCCTTCGAGCCGGATGGCCCTCGGATCGCGTACGGCAGCACGCGCAGAAACGGCACCGACTTCGACGTCTACCTCCTAGACCCGCTCGACCCAAGGTCAGACCGACGAATTCTGGAGGTCGAGGGGACGTGGGGTGTTGTCGACTGGTCTCGCACAGCCGATGAGCTCCTGCTCGTCCATGTCGTGTCGAGCCTGGAGAACGAGCTCCACGTGTTGGACATCGGCACAGGTACTCTAAGGCGAATCACCGACGACGCGGACGGTGCGGTGCGGCATGGCTCTCCTCAGTGGAGTCGAGACGGGAGCGCGCTGTACTACACCAGTGATCGGGGGACCGAATTCGCGCTCTTGAGGCGGCTGGAGCTTCGCACGGGCGAGGAAGCGATTCTCTCCGACGAGATCCCTTGGGACGTCTCCTCGGTCCAGCAGACGGGCGACGGCGAGTTGCTCCTGATCGCCGTGAACGAGGACGGCAGGACGAGACACTACACGAGCGATCCGCTCGGGGAGGAGATTCACTCTCTCGAGCTGTTCTCGTCGGGCGAGTTTTCGGCGAGGCTCCACGCCGAGCAGCCGCTGCTGTTGGTCAGCCACTCCGACCCGCTCGGGGTAGTTCGCGGCTATACCTACGATCTCCGGAGCCATGAGCTCACGCTCTGGGCGGGCGGCGAGAGCTCAGAGAGTGACGTGCCGGATCCGCGTCTCATCCGTTACCCAACGTTCGACTCGATCGATGGCGAGCCCCGCCTGATCTCCGCCTTCGTATATCCGGGAGTGGGTGAAGGCCCTCGGCCGGTACTCATCAACATTCACGGTGGACCGGAAAGCCAAGCCCGACTCAAGACGGGGCAGGGCCCTACAGAAAAGGCCGGGATCACGCTGATCACCCCCAACGTGCGCGGCTCCACCGGTTACGGGCGAACGTTCACGACGCTCGACGATCAGTATTTGCGGGAAGACGCCGTACGGGACATCGGAGCCCTTCTCGACTGGATCGGCGAGCAGCCGGAGCTCGACGAGAGTAGGGTGGCCGTGATCGGTGGGTCCTACGGAGGCTACATGGTGCTGGCGTCGCTCGTACACTACAGCCCGCGAATCCGCTGCGGCATCGACATCGTGGGTGTCAGCAACTTCGTGACGTTCCTAGAGAACACGGCCGATTACCGTCGGGACCTCAGACGGGCCGAGTACGGCGACGAGCGCATCCCGGAAATGCGGGAGTTCTTGGAGTCGATTTCGCCGCTCAACAACGCCGAGCGCATCACGTCCCGGCTCATGGTCGTCCAGGGAGCCAACGATCCGCGCGTGCCCGTCAACGAGTCGCGACAGCTCGTCGAGCGCGTACGGGACAACGGCCTCGGCGTGGCGTACATGGAGGGCGCGAACGAAGGACACGGCTTTCGCCACCCGTGGAACTCGTTCTATGCCGGACTCGCGCAGCAGGAGATGACGCGCGAGTGCTTGCTGGAGGGCTAGGCCGCCC is part of the Gemmatimonadota bacterium genome and encodes:
- a CDS encoding carboxypeptidase regulatory-like domain-containing protein; the protein is MKLGSRLAAVLVSLLPFPVASQDIEQLYQPACDDGDVIACYVLGLMYEKGEGVTRNPSRAANLYQRACEGGELMGCTGLGLLYEAGIGVAQDAARAAGLFHVACEGGEKLGCDRLGKVGQRGGDAPTERFSKSGRVGDTDSGEVLSEAIVEVLALGIRAISDATGRFELVGLPAGRHLLRISRVGYELLNGVLEVPGNPDFIVLLDPDEVGDRFALGRIEGQVTEDGDRALSDVNITVLAQPRGGSHSNQQGRFTLRDLEPGLAEIRFVRLGYAPRTATLIVQPGRTVELSVTMSTQPIELEAIQVTVRSSYLEQNGFFRRAKDGLGNHFTPQEIERIDPTVVSDLFRRVPGIRLQYGLAGETRVVSRRSTSLTLGPCPLPVYLDGIRMVDWNLDRVSPQEVEAIEVYHGVSTPIEYTSMFSTCGVVLIWTRR
- a CDS encoding S9 family peptidase; translation: MRRIMKWGALGLVTLPIHLVLVLAFIGVPRPPAITAESVGRVAWGPVLDNAGQLWKSRQSKSLVAWMPNGSGLLVQARRMILDSRLHTLSRPAGDAVFLPRIPRNVAGIHGDPGREYMVLSWDTDGDEQYRLYRWDLGDGDPVLLTSESERAQFGAFEPDGPRIAYGSTRRNGTDFDVYLLDPLDPRSDRRILEVEGTWGVVDWSRTADELLLVHVVSSLENELHVLDIGTGTLRRITDDADGAVRHGSPQWSRDGSALYYTSDRGTEFALLRRLELRTGEEAILSDEIPWDVSSVQQTGDGELLLIAVNEDGRTRHYTSDPLGEEIHSLELFSSGEFSARLHAEQPLLLVSHSDPLGVVRGYTYDLRSHELTLWAGGESSESDVPDPRLIRYPTFDSIDGEPRLISAFVYPGVGEGPRPVLINIHGGPESQARLKTGQGPTEKAGITLITPNVRGSTGYGRTFTTLDDQYLREDAVRDIGALLDWIGEQPELDESRVAVIGGSYGGYMVLASLVHYSPRIRCGIDIVGVSNFVTFLENTADYRRDLRRAEYGDERIPEMREFLESISPLNNAERITSRLMVVQGANDPRVPVNESRQLVERVRDNGLGVAYMEGANEGHGFRHPWNSFYAGLAQQEMTRECLLEG
- a CDS encoding glycosyl hydrolase produces the protein MKDMLRPGSWLTTLAAIAVMGSNADAQTYPVDLYENLQWENIGPARGGRSTAVAGSEARPLEYYFGADGGGLWKTSDAGTSWSPVTDHQIGSSSVGAVQVCEANPDVVYIGTGETEIRGNIQQGDGVYRSDDAGETWTHVGLEASQNFSRIRIHPTDCNTAWVAAWGQHSAPNPERGVYKTTDGGDSWRLVLARDERTGAQDISLDPNNPDVMYAALWEAWRKSWGMSSGGPGSGLFKSVDGGESWSELTRAPGMPQGVIGKIGVAVSPADPNRVWAQIEAAEGGLFRSDDAGLTWELINADRSLRQRAFYYTRVYADPLDRDVMYALNTGMYRSTDGGVTMTRIEVPHGDNHDLWIAPNDRDRMINANDGGGNVSVNGGETWTDQDFKTAQFYRVTTTNHFPYHICGAQQDNSTACVPSGGWDHLYGGDGGERFLYDAGGGESGYIASHPDRPEILYAGSHSGTLTRKNQANGQSRAINIWPENPMGQSSASLVERVQWTFPIVFSNHDSNVLYVTSQHVWKTENEGQSFTRISPDLTRADPETMIESGGPITKDQTGVEVYATVFALAPSFHDPDVIWAGSDDGLVHVTRNASAAEPTWTDVTPPDAPDFVRINTIEASPTTPGKAYVAGIRYLVDNDRAPYVWRTEDYGRSWTKIVDGIGEDDFVRSVREDPQTPGLLFAGSETTVYVSWNDGQTWQSLAQNLPTVQVADLVVKGDDIVLGTHGRSFWVMRDITPLREMSAQVAEADMHLYGPVDTYRGVGNGVQVRYYLKDDSDVTLEFLDGDGTLIESFQGDATVSDAAPQRGRRRFGGGERSRPSGKAGAHTFMWDLRYPGYVDFEGMIFWSGSNQGPVVLPDTYTVRLSANGDTQSRTFEVKLDPRNEAVTIAQLSAQLTLALAIRDKVTAANEAVIDIRAIKGEVDDRQGRTNNTEIHEQGDMVKDKLGDVESQIYQVKNESRQDPLNFPIKINNKLAALMNGVSRGDFPPTEQSRQVFDRLDGLLQEEMTRLQLIIDQDLARLNELLREEGLEAITIRRIIS